A window of Longispora fulva contains these coding sequences:
- a CDS encoding MmyB family transcriptional regulator, translated as MATKGAPLGPLGNPAVEIARLVRHCRARMTSADIPDWVGPPRTKLTQEVIAHRIGCSLVTYGHLENGQLRRMSTQLAEAVASALCMTDSERYLLHWLGTGMSAPGVHPTTEKLVASLRLMMHAVPWPAWMSDPAGNIFDRNPRMTEWMPDTAGSASFIAWVLTAAPAREQLVDWETTWMPAAVAYVRMISAMAPTDPRIVALIRGVVEPCALARSLWENSAVQRIQPGADIASQPLWLRVRGKPVEVSLTVLTPPGASEGRFVELIPLGT; from the coding sequence ATGGCCACGAAGGGCGCGCCGCTGGGCCCCTTGGGCAATCCCGCCGTGGAAATCGCCCGCCTCGTTCGTCACTGCCGCGCCCGAATGACCTCGGCTGACATTCCCGACTGGGTCGGGCCGCCCAGGACCAAGTTGACGCAGGAGGTCATCGCCCACCGCATCGGCTGCAGCCTGGTCACCTACGGGCATCTGGAGAACGGCCAACTGCGTCGCATGTCGACGCAGTTGGCCGAGGCGGTGGCTTCGGCGTTGTGCATGACCGACTCGGAGCGCTACCTGCTGCACTGGCTGGGCACCGGAATGTCGGCGCCGGGCGTCCATCCCACCACCGAGAAACTGGTCGCGAGCCTGCGCCTGATGATGCACGCCGTGCCGTGGCCTGCGTGGATGAGCGACCCGGCGGGCAACATCTTCGACCGCAACCCCCGCATGACCGAGTGGATGCCCGACACCGCGGGCAGCGCCAGCTTCATCGCCTGGGTCCTGACCGCCGCCCCGGCGCGCGAGCAGCTCGTGGACTGGGAGACGACGTGGATGCCAGCTGCGGTTGCCTACGTGCGCATGATCTCGGCCATGGCTCCCACCGATCCGCGCATCGTCGCCCTGATCCGGGGCGTGGTCGAGCCGTGCGCCCTTGCCCGAAGCCTCTGGGAGAACTCGGCGGTGCAACGCATCCAGCCAGGTGCTGACATCGCCTCGCAGCCCTTGTGGCTTCGCGTACGCGGTAAGCCGGTCGAAGTATCGCTGACCGTCCTCACACCACCGGGCGCATCGGAGGGACGATTCGTGGAACTCATCCCACTCGGCACCTAG
- a CDS encoding 2-keto-3-deoxygluconate permease, whose amino-acid sequence MIVAPAPQKPSRERAPAARFTRWILALPGLSVLLPMVLGADMGSAIGGRQEVALLSDLLAHTPLPAIGALLFVIGAQVPVRDLGALAARTGTILAAATALPALLVLGYGWAWGPRGLLGVPLLTVASSGMSISNNVWVGIVRKIGAPADVAAGCVAAVASSGPLVPLLVLAVWRRHATSAPWTLALGAVLLLGGGVLTGVILPACKAPLARLTTPLLVAMSVAMGWAIPLQALARAAPRGIVVAVTSGLVTGGTAALLWTRLGHGPAAIGWAAAAPAGVSVTVPTMIAIADPYWSQWAPTATAQTAAAVLAGIILTTFLGTVARPRPHDGSRTWTPS is encoded by the coding sequence ATGATCGTCGCTCCCGCCCCTCAGAAACCCTCCCGCGAGAGGGCCCCGGCGGCCAGGTTCACCCGCTGGATCCTGGCCCTGCCCGGGCTGTCCGTGCTCCTGCCCATGGTGCTCGGCGCGGACATGGGCTCGGCGATCGGTGGCCGCCAGGAGGTCGCCCTCCTCTCCGACCTCCTGGCGCACACACCACTTCCCGCGATCGGTGCGCTCCTGTTCGTCATCGGCGCCCAAGTCCCGGTCCGCGACCTGGGGGCGCTGGCAGCCCGCACCGGCACCATCCTCGCCGCCGCCACGGCACTTCCGGCACTGCTGGTGCTGGGCTACGGCTGGGCCTGGGGTCCGCGCGGGCTACTCGGCGTCCCCCTGTTGACCGTGGCCAGCAGCGGCATGTCGATCTCCAACAATGTGTGGGTCGGGATCGTGCGCAAGATCGGCGCCCCTGCCGATGTGGCTGCCGGATGTGTCGCGGCCGTGGCGTCCAGCGGCCCCCTGGTCCCGCTGCTCGTCCTCGCGGTGTGGCGGCGTCACGCCACGTCGGCGCCGTGGACCCTCGCACTCGGCGCGGTACTACTGCTCGGCGGCGGTGTCCTGACAGGCGTGATCCTTCCGGCCTGCAAGGCGCCGCTGGCCCGCTTGACCACCCCGCTGCTGGTCGCGATGAGCGTAGCGATGGGGTGGGCAATCCCCCTACAAGCCCTTGCCCGAGCGGCTCCCCGGGGGATCGTGGTGGCCGTGACCTCCGGTTTGGTCACCGGGGGCACGGCCGCCCTGCTCTGGACACGCCTCGGCCACGGGCCCGCCGCGATCGGTTGGGCCGCAGCCGCGCCCGCCGGAGTGTCGGTCACCGTTCCCACGATGATCGCCATCGCCGACCCGTACTGGTCGCAGTGGGCCCCGACCGCGACCGCGCAGACCGCCGCCGCCGTGCTCGCGGGCATCATCCTCACGACCTTCCTCGGGACCGTCGCCAGGCCCCGCCCACACGACGGGAGCCGCACATGGACACCCTCATGA
- a CDS encoding GGDEF domain-containing protein — translation MDTLMIATMAGATPTAVVAGIGWVRTRLRLRHAHETVRQLRTHIGEAEYAATHDPLTGLLNRRGLTTALTTHLGSAPGPTALLLLDLDGFKQVNDTLGHTAGDQVLAILARRLLTFAAGAITARLGGDEFFVYLTSPYPTPVDPRTWPQPLAERLRQVLSRPMRISGRALRVTAAIGIAPATRNAPLGDLLTRADRALYRAKAARDGVAIYGSYLDKAPPSHHIKHDILTADTPPASKIIEGTRE, via the coding sequence ATGGACACCCTCATGATCGCCACCATGGCGGGTGCCACCCCCACCGCCGTGGTGGCCGGCATCGGCTGGGTCAGGACCCGCCTACGCCTGCGCCACGCACACGAGACCGTGCGACAGCTACGGACCCACATCGGCGAGGCCGAGTACGCCGCCACCCACGATCCGCTCACCGGGCTTCTCAACCGGCGGGGCCTCACCACCGCCCTCACCACTCACCTGGGCTCAGCACCCGGTCCCACGGCGCTGCTCCTGCTCGACCTCGACGGGTTCAAACAGGTCAACGACACCCTGGGCCACACGGCCGGCGACCAGGTCCTGGCCATACTCGCCCGGCGCCTGCTCACCTTCGCCGCAGGAGCCATCACCGCCCGACTCGGAGGAGACGAGTTCTTCGTCTACCTGACCAGCCCGTACCCGACACCCGTCGACCCCCGAACCTGGCCACAACCACTCGCCGAACGCCTTCGACAGGTCCTCTCCCGTCCGATGCGCATCAGCGGCCGCGCCCTGCGGGTCACCGCCGCGATCGGCATCGCTCCGGCTACCCGCAACGCCCCACTCGGCGACCTGCTCACCCGTGCCGACCGCGCCCTCTACCGGGCCAAGGCAGCCCGCGACGGCGTCGCGATCTACGGGTCATACCTCGACAAGGCGCCTCCCAGCCACCACATCAAGCACGACATTCTCACCGCCGACACACCACCCGCCTCCAAGATCATAGAAGGAACACGGGAATGA
- a CDS encoding inositol monophosphatase family protein translates to MDIPSLWQELENILTPMLAGFRSKRSLRVEQKSDRTLLSEADEAVQDQIIKCVRAADPNGLILGEEGVHGPDLLRGSDPSNRLWIIDPIDGTAQFVDGAGREFCSVVCLVEDRTPVAAFVLAPEIGPSRSSVCISLSGRNEPILINGIRVAGRSMSSPSRLVSVTRSSGTDARVYEPELMERGYQLKVRTTSQTLDMVRTCVDLAPFTDPTLESFGLFYRERQKVWDGAAGMCLAAAAGLFVGDGTGRGRAAIDIPLDAADPVFGSTLVASDSVAAQIVVEASNR, encoded by the coding sequence GTGGACATCCCGTCGTTGTGGCAAGAGTTGGAGAACATCCTAACGCCGATGCTCGCCGGCTTCCGTTCCAAACGGTCCCTCCGCGTCGAGCAGAAGTCTGATAGGACCCTGCTGTCGGAGGCAGACGAGGCGGTGCAGGACCAGATCATCAAATGTGTGCGAGCTGCCGACCCGAATGGATTGATTCTCGGCGAGGAAGGCGTCCATGGCCCGGATCTCCTTCGTGGGAGTGACCCGAGCAATCGGCTTTGGATCATCGATCCCATCGACGGAACGGCCCAGTTCGTTGATGGCGCGGGTCGAGAGTTTTGCAGTGTCGTTTGTCTCGTTGAGGACAGGACACCGGTAGCCGCTTTTGTTTTGGCGCCTGAGATCGGACCCAGTCGTAGTTCCGTCTGCATTAGCTTGAGCGGCCGAAACGAGCCGATACTGATCAACGGTATACGGGTCGCTGGTAGGTCGATGTCCAGTCCGTCGCGCTTGGTTTCGGTAACCCGGAGTTCCGGTACGGACGCGCGGGTCTATGAACCCGAGCTGATGGAGCGGGGTTACCAGCTCAAGGTTCGTACGACATCGCAGACGCTGGACATGGTGAGGACGTGCGTCGACCTTGCCCCGTTTACCGATCCTACTCTCGAATCGTTCGGCCTTTTCTATCGTGAGCGCCAGAAGGTCTGGGATGGTGCCGCGGGCATGTGCCTGGCTGCGGCTGCCGGACTGTTTGTGGGCGACGGCACCGGCCGAGGGCGCGCCGCGATCGATATCCCACTGGACGCCGCCGATCCTGTCTTCGGCAGCACGCTTGTGGCTTCGGATTCGGTTGCCGCTCAGATCGTCGTGGAGGCGTCCAACCGCTAG
- a CDS encoding TIGR00725 family protein, with translation MPMPLQVAVCGPRHATDADLAHARRIGQLLAQAGATVICGGGTGVMDAVAAGAHEHNGLVIGIRPNDTRDGANEHLSAVIVTGMGEARNAIIIWSADVVIIVGGSWGTLSELALAKRRGGVPVISIGGWSVNDVNGEPVDGIEVRQTAEEVVDIALRSTDLNPSA, from the coding sequence ATGCCTATGCCCTTGCAAGTCGCCGTCTGCGGACCACGCCACGCCACCGACGCCGACCTTGCCCACGCACGCCGGATCGGCCAGCTCCTCGCCCAGGCCGGTGCCACCGTCATCTGCGGCGGAGGCACCGGTGTCATGGACGCAGTCGCCGCCGGGGCCCATGAACACAACGGCCTCGTCATCGGAATCCGCCCGAACGACACCCGCGACGGTGCCAATGAGCACCTGTCAGCCGTCATCGTCACCGGCATGGGCGAGGCCCGAAACGCGATCATTATTTGGAGCGCCGACGTCGTGATCATCGTCGGCGGCTCTTGGGGAACACTTTCGGAACTGGCACTCGCCAAGCGGCGAGGAGGCGTACCGGTCATCAGCATCGGCGGTTGGAGCGTCAACGACGTCAACGGCGAACCGGTCGACGGCATCGAGGTCAGGCAGACAGCCGAGGAAGTCGTAGACATTGCGCTACGGAGCACAGACCTCAATCCGTCGGCCTGA
- the fxlA gene encoding FxLD family lanthipeptide yields the protein MNDLFAVDSQPFELDLRIATEGPVVAALLSSTDDGCDTKQGSDC from the coding sequence ATGAACGACCTGTTCGCCGTCGACAGCCAGCCGTTCGAGCTGGATCTGCGGATCGCCACCGAGGGTCCGGTGGTCGCCGCTCTGCTGTCGTCCACCGATGACGGCTGCGACACCAAGCAAGGCAGCGACTGCTAG
- a CDS encoding lantibiotic dehydratase: MSRFRHLATAMVRASAQPEPELGPWPSADHPDRVHRWLIGAWSSDTLRFQVRLASPGLADRLDALSAGTHLDGRDARRAALALARYLVRGGRRATPFGLFAGIGPAAFGPAASVHHSGPPEVRLRPDAVWLADVISRLERAPELRNRLKVGSNNLVAARGDRLVLAWQPHGTVTPVPFSAERSVARTAPVEWCIRRARTPLQFALLVRLLRAEFPTCGEQAAVDLVAGLMGCGMLISQLRVPSTVVDPLGLLLDQLHSVSAEHLDAVAGLVADLQAVWLKLGGVGLSPAFSDAGDMAVVKLMRELAPVEQPLVVDLRLSEQITLPSDIATEVEAAAGVLARLAPHPAGRPEWRAYHQAFLTRYGTGSLVPVTQLVDPVCGLGYPKHFTAPREPASSARDGRLCALAERAVLDGVREICLDDDAVTALSEPVTPSGSPMAHLEVCVEVHAGTVADLNTGQFTLTVAGTSRSAAATRGRFLDLLPEPAGTDTTTELAGLVTLTEGAVPVQVSFPPHATRPDNVLRSRQVLPEIICLAELRSHADTVIGLDDLAVTATGDRLVLVQVSRRRVLEPMVTHAGASHTMPPLGRLLLELPAALACPVKPLDWGAASAMPFRPALRYGRVILSPAAWHLDPTELPGPTSTELEWTARWRVVRRRLRLPDCVRIGHGDQQLRLMLAKAMDRALLRVHLDAADGPVTITEAAGPSSFGWLDSRAAELVVGLTSIHPPAPPPSILTSGPWPPHEPTAPLLPGSRMLSARLLTTPELMDTILTRGLPALLAQWETPPEVWFLRMRHPEPHLRLRVHTADYGTAAMRVGRWAEQLRQHGWIGDLVLDTYRPETHRYGPHACMDTAELLFTADSAAAQAQLDVARQRCVDLRALTAVSMVDLAGAMLGGPAAGREWLIAHPELAADTPTDRTVLRQSLAVASNPDDDLLAEAWTRRRRAAQHYADTLAADGGRLAADSVLPSLLHLHFVRSHLPDPHGEAAVMRLARAVALATARTRTRTRTREAA, encoded by the coding sequence TTGAGCCGATTTCGGCACCTCGCGACGGCCATGGTGCGCGCGAGCGCCCAGCCCGAGCCCGAACTGGGACCGTGGCCATCGGCCGACCACCCGGACCGGGTGCACCGTTGGCTGATCGGAGCCTGGTCCTCGGACACGCTGCGGTTCCAGGTCCGGCTGGCCAGTCCCGGACTCGCCGACCGCCTGGACGCTCTCTCCGCAGGCACACACCTTGATGGGCGCGATGCCAGGCGGGCGGCGCTGGCACTGGCCCGCTATCTGGTGCGCGGCGGCCGGCGCGCCACACCGTTCGGGCTTTTCGCCGGGATCGGGCCTGCAGCCTTTGGCCCAGCGGCCTCAGTACACCACTCGGGACCGCCGGAAGTACGCCTTCGACCTGACGCGGTCTGGCTGGCCGACGTGATCTCCCGGCTGGAGCGTGCCCCGGAGCTTCGCAACCGGCTCAAGGTCGGTTCCAACAACCTGGTGGCGGCCCGTGGCGACCGGCTTGTGCTGGCGTGGCAGCCGCACGGAACCGTCACCCCAGTTCCATTCAGCGCCGAGCGGTCGGTGGCCCGGACCGCACCTGTCGAATGGTGTATCCGGCGAGCGCGGACGCCGCTACAGTTCGCGCTTCTGGTTCGGCTGCTGCGCGCGGAATTCCCGACCTGCGGCGAGCAGGCGGCCGTGGACCTGGTCGCAGGGTTGATGGGCTGCGGGATGTTGATCTCTCAACTCCGGGTGCCGTCGACAGTCGTGGACCCTCTCGGCTTGCTGCTGGACCAGCTCCACTCGGTCTCCGCCGAACACCTCGACGCCGTCGCCGGGCTGGTCGCTGATCTGCAGGCCGTGTGGCTGAAGCTCGGGGGCGTGGGCCTGTCGCCGGCCTTTTCCGACGCAGGCGACATGGCGGTGGTGAAGCTGATGCGCGAACTCGCGCCCGTCGAGCAGCCGCTGGTCGTTGACCTCCGACTCTCCGAACAGATCACGCTGCCCTCCGACATCGCCACCGAGGTGGAAGCAGCGGCCGGGGTGCTGGCCAGGCTCGCACCACATCCGGCCGGGCGGCCGGAGTGGCGTGCCTACCACCAGGCGTTCCTCACCCGGTACGGCACCGGATCACTCGTGCCGGTCACACAGTTGGTGGACCCGGTCTGCGGCCTGGGGTACCCGAAGCACTTCACCGCCCCTCGCGAACCGGCGTCGTCGGCGCGAGACGGGCGACTGTGCGCGCTGGCGGAGCGGGCGGTGCTCGACGGTGTCCGGGAGATCTGCCTGGATGACGACGCCGTCACCGCGCTGTCCGAGCCCGTCACACCCTCCGGCTCGCCGATGGCGCACCTGGAGGTGTGCGTGGAGGTGCATGCCGGCACCGTCGCCGACCTCAACACCGGGCAGTTCACCCTGACGGTGGCCGGCACCAGCAGGTCGGCGGCGGCAACCCGGGGCCGGTTCCTGGACCTGCTGCCCGAGCCGGCCGGCACAGACACCACTACCGAACTGGCCGGGCTGGTCACTCTCACCGAGGGAGCGGTGCCGGTGCAGGTGAGTTTTCCGCCCCACGCCACCCGGCCGGACAACGTCCTGCGATCCCGGCAGGTGCTGCCGGAGATCATCTGCCTGGCCGAGCTCCGCAGCCATGCAGACACGGTGATCGGCCTAGACGACCTGGCCGTCACCGCCACCGGCGACCGGCTGGTTCTGGTACAGGTATCGCGACGGCGGGTGCTGGAGCCTATGGTCACCCACGCCGGGGCCTCACACACCATGCCGCCGCTGGGCCGACTGCTGCTGGAGCTGCCCGCCGCCCTGGCCTGTCCGGTCAAGCCGTTGGACTGGGGCGCCGCATCGGCGATGCCGTTCCGGCCGGCGCTGCGCTACGGCCGAGTCATCCTGTCCCCGGCGGCGTGGCACCTCGACCCGACCGAGCTTCCCGGCCCCACCTCCACGGAGTTGGAGTGGACAGCCCGCTGGCGGGTGGTACGGCGACGGCTCCGGCTACCGGACTGCGTGCGCATTGGGCACGGCGACCAGCAACTCCGGCTGATGCTCGCGAAGGCGATGGACCGGGCCCTGCTGCGCGTCCACCTCGACGCGGCCGACGGGCCAGTCACCATCACAGAGGCAGCCGGCCCCAGTAGCTTCGGCTGGCTCGACAGCCGGGCGGCCGAACTCGTCGTCGGGCTCACCAGCATCCACCCGCCAGCCCCGCCACCGTCGATCCTCACCAGCGGCCCGTGGCCACCGCACGAGCCCACCGCGCCACTGCTACCCGGGAGCCGGATGCTGTCGGCCCGGTTGCTCACAACACCCGAGCTGATGGACACCATCCTCACCCGGGGCCTGCCGGCCCTGCTCGCCCAGTGGGAGACACCGCCGGAGGTGTGGTTCCTTCGGATGCGCCACCCGGAGCCACACCTACGCCTTCGGGTGCACACCGCCGACTACGGTACCGCCGCCATGCGGGTCGGCCGCTGGGCCGAGCAGCTCCGCCAGCACGGCTGGATCGGCGACCTTGTCCTGGACACCTACCGGCCGGAGACCCACCGCTACGGCCCGCATGCGTGCATGGACACCGCCGAACTGCTGTTCACCGCCGACTCCGCCGCCGCACAGGCCCAGCTTGACGTCGCCCGGCAGCGGTGCGTGGACCTGCGGGCTCTGACCGCCGTGAGCATGGTCGACCTCGCCGGGGCAATGCTCGGCGGCCCGGCCGCGGGCCGAGAGTGGCTGATCGCCCACCCCGAGCTTGCCGCCGACACCCCGACCGACCGGACCGTACTCCGCCAGTCCCTCGCCGTCGCCAGCAATCCCGACGATGACCTGCTCGCCGAGGCGTGGACACGCCGCCGCCGGGCCGCCCAGCACTACGCGGACACGCTGGCCGCCGACGGGGGCCGTCTGGCGGCGGATTCGGTGCTGCCAAGCCTGCTGCACCTGCACTTCGTCCGCTCCCACCTCCCCGACCCCCACGGTGAGGCCGCCGTGATGCGGCTGGCCCGCGCCGTCGCCCTCGCCACCGCCCGCACCCGCACCCGCACCCGCACCAGGGAGGCGGCGTGA
- a CDS encoding lanthionine synthetase C family protein has translation MSLLADTPVLHEAAKLAASISHGLIEPPPPDFTPDDHSPRSTRWNAQSIARGAAGVVILHGVRAQTGHGDWLPVRAWLRRMTADPIAARGHGVGLWFGAPAVAHTLSVALPGMLPHYQAELDRAVARLTGIKLDAAFARIAVRSRPRLDEFDLVRGLSGIGAHLLRHQPDGDLLVRVLQYLVQLTAPVDADDPAGRLAPGWWSNQAPDGGPLRGGHANLGAAHGIAGPLSVLAAAYRHGVTVPGHGEAIERICAWLDRWRQPGTAGPWWPQKIALAELRAGEPIPGGPLRPSWCYGTPGLARAQQLAGIALQDPGRQQAAEDALTRCLADRGQLAQIVDPSLCHGWAGVAATLWYAALDARSTAVARHLSPVLQQLLHHAADAAPERAGLIEGRAGIALTLHAMATGTDIRWATSLMID, from the coding sequence ATGAGCCTGTTGGCCGACACCCCGGTCCTCCACGAAGCCGCCAAGCTGGCCGCCTCGATCAGCCACGGGCTCATCGAGCCGCCGCCCCCGGACTTCACCCCAGACGACCACAGTCCGCGCAGCACACGGTGGAACGCGCAGTCCATCGCGCGCGGCGCGGCCGGGGTGGTGATCCTGCACGGGGTGCGCGCCCAGACCGGACACGGCGACTGGCTGCCGGTCCGCGCATGGCTGCGCCGGATGACCGCCGACCCGATCGCCGCCCGAGGCCACGGAGTCGGTCTATGGTTCGGCGCCCCGGCCGTGGCACACACCCTGTCGGTGGCGCTGCCCGGGATGCTGCCCCACTATCAAGCTGAGCTCGACCGCGCGGTAGCAAGGCTCACGGGGATCAAACTCGACGCCGCCTTCGCCCGGATAGCCGTGCGCTCCCGGCCCCGGCTGGACGAATTCGACCTGGTCCGCGGCTTATCGGGGATTGGCGCGCATCTGCTGCGCCACCAGCCCGACGGCGATCTACTGGTGCGGGTGCTGCAGTACCTGGTGCAGTTGACCGCGCCGGTCGACGCCGACGACCCGGCCGGCAGGCTCGCGCCGGGCTGGTGGAGCAACCAAGCCCCAGACGGCGGCCCGCTTCGGGGCGGGCACGCCAACCTCGGGGCCGCGCACGGCATCGCCGGTCCACTGTCGGTGCTCGCTGCCGCCTACCGGCACGGCGTCACCGTGCCCGGACACGGCGAGGCGATCGAGCGGATCTGCGCATGGCTGGACCGCTGGCGACAACCGGGAACGGCGGGCCCCTGGTGGCCGCAGAAGATCGCCCTGGCTGAGCTGCGCGCGGGCGAGCCCATCCCGGGCGGTCCGCTGCGGCCGAGCTGGTGCTACGGCACCCCCGGGCTGGCCCGCGCCCAACAGCTCGCCGGCATCGCCCTCCAAGATCCCGGCCGTCAGCAGGCCGCCGAAGACGCGCTCACCCGTTGCCTGGCCGATCGCGGGCAGCTGGCCCAAATCGTCGACCCGTCGCTGTGCCACGGCTGGGCGGGAGTCGCCGCGACCTTGTGGTACGCGGCCCTCGACGCCCGCTCCACCGCCGTGGCCCGGCACCTGTCCCCAGTGCTCCAGCAGCTCCTTCACCACGCCGCCGACGCTGCCCCGGAGCGCGCCGGCCTGATCGAGGGGCGGGCCGGGATCGCGCTGACCCTGCACGCGATGGCCACCGGCACAGACATCCGCTGGGCGACCAGCCTCATGATCGACTGA